A stretch of the Panthera uncia isolate 11264 chromosome D1, Puncia_PCG_1.0, whole genome shotgun sequence genome encodes the following:
- the ZBTB44 gene encoding zinc finger and BTB domain-containing protein 44, with amino-acid sequence FVLPYFVGIKPFQCDRCGKKFTRAYSLKMHRLKHEGKRCFRCQICSATFTSFGEYKHHMRVSRHIIRKPRIYECKTCGAMFTNSGNLIVHLRSLNHEASELANYFQSSDFLVPDYLNQEQEETLVQYDLGEHSFESNSSVQMPVISQVSSTQNCESTFPLGSLGGLAEKEEEMPEQPKTSACAEATRDDPPKSELSSITIE; translated from the exons TTTGTTCTGCCTTATTTTGTAGGAATTAAACCATTTCAGTGTGACCGCTGTGGGAAAAAGTTCACCAGGGCTTACTCGCTAAAGATGCATCGCCTAAAGCATGAAGGTAAACGCTGTTTCCGGTGCCAGATATGTAGTGCCACTTTCACTTCCTTCGGGGAATATAAACACCACATGAGGGTTTCCCGGCACATTATCCGCAAGCCTCGGATTTACGAGTGCAAAACATGTGGCGCCATGTTCACCAACTCTGGAAATTTAATCGTGCACCTGAGGAGTCTGAACCATGAAGCGTCAGAGCTAGCAAACTACTTCCAGAGCAG TGATTTCCTAGTACCGGACTACTTAAACCAGGAGCAAGAAGAGACCCTTGTTCAATATGATCTTGGAGAACACAGTTTTGAAAGCAACTCCTCTGTTCAAATGCCTGTAATTTCACAGGTCTCCTCGACCCAGAATTGTGAAAGCACTTTCCCCTTGGGGTCTCTTGGTGGGctggcagaaaaagaggaagaaatgccaGAGCAGCCAAAGACCAGTGCTTGTGCCGAGGCAACCAGAGATGACCCCCCCAAATCAGAGCTGTCTTCTATAACCATTGAGTAA